The DNA window CTTCTTGAAATTCTTATCAAACCGATGGAGAAACAAGAACATCATTTGATAAATGAATATAAATTTTTGCTTAATACATTTCCGAACTTGATTATTGGGAAAATTGATGAAGAGATAATCGATTTAGCCGCATCTTTCAAAGCAAATTATTCTTTTTTGGATGATACTTTTGCCATTCAATTAGCTACCGCTAAATTATACGACGCCGAGTGTTTCATTACTCATAACCAATCGCTGAAAAAAATGCGAGAGATTAAAATAATTAATATAGCCGAGATTTTAGAAAAGGTAGAAGATTGATGAGACGATTTATCTTGTTTTTAATATTATTTTTTGGAATCTCATTTTTATTTTATATCACCATTTTAAGAGATTTCAAACCAACTACCATTAACATTTCTGGCTATCTTTCACTTGAAGAGAGGGTTAGTGCTGAAGGAGTGAAGGTTGAAGTCGTTCCATTTTATCCTAAAAGGATTTTTAGAAAACCTGTCCAACATTTCTTTACCGACTCAACAGGATTTTACAAATTAGAAGAAATTGAAGTCCCTATTGGACCTTTGGGTGAAATTTTTGTTTTATGGTTAGATGGTCAGAAAAAAAAGGCACCATATTTAAAGTTAAGAATTATTAAAAAAGGTTACCTTCCGGTGGAAGTTCTAATATTCAAATTTACACCCATAGTCAAAATACCATTTCTAACTTTAGATAAGGAAGGAACACGAAAACCACTAAATGAAGTCATTTCTGAAAATGGTATTAAAATTGTAAAAAATATCACCAGGTATAGATTTTGTGCCCTTCATAATTATCTATGGTTTTATCCAGAATACTACGACCTTGAACTTATAATTCCAACAGATAAACCAAAACAAAATGTCAAACTCAAACTTCGGTTGATTAATGAACCACTTTACACCAATTTTGAGGAAGAACTTAATGAATCAGCCGATGAATTAAAAGGGATAATAAAGATACTTATTCCCGAAATTCCTGTCGAAGA is part of the bacterium genome and encodes:
- a CDS encoding PIN domain-containing protein encodes the protein MNKLEKFLKGHHVIGLDAQIFIYLFENNPRFKPVTIALFSLMEQGEIIGVTSILSLLEILIKPMEKQEHHLINEYKFLLNTFPNLIIGKIDEEIIDLAASFKANYSFLDDTFAIQLATAKLYDAECFITHNQSLKKMREIKIINIAEILEKVED